The genomic segment GAAAAAAATGATTTGGAAATAAGTATGGAAGAAGATGTAGAGAATTATAACAATAAAAAAGCTGCAGAAAAGTTTAGTGAATTAGTACAAAAAGATCAATATGTAGGTGAAACTTATTCTATTAATTATGAAACTATAAAAGTAGTAATTAGTGATTATTTTAGGAAACAAGTTGGGGGAATATCTAGTTTGAGTTTTTTGATAGCAACAAGAGTTGATCCAGAAAAAGAATATATTGATTTTAAGCGAGAAGATAGTTCAATTATATTATTAAGAGTTCTTGATGCAACTGATACACCAGAAAGTAATGAAAAAGAAGCTTTAAGACATGAAATTGCACGGAGAGTTAGTGGAGAAAATAAATTTTGGGATAGTGAAGATGCAATGGACCATAAAACAAGAGAGTTTTTGGCTTCTTCAGCTCTTGAATGCAGAATTATTGGGACATTTTATTTAGAAGAAGCTCTTAAAGAAGCCAAAGGAAAATTACAATTAAAGTTTGGTTGTGATATTTCTAATTTTTATCCAAATAAAGGATTAAAGGTTTATAAGCCTAATGGCGAAGCGTTAGAAAAAATTATAAATTATATTGATCCAGAAACTTTGAAAGAACATTATGAGGAGTATGAGAATAATTCTAAAGTTAGATTAGGGAATGTTAGATATGCTTCTACTAGAAGAAAACATCAAAAAATTGATAATGTACCAGTTTATATGTATCCAACAGACCTATTGACCCAGAAAACTGCATTGTTTGGTATGACTAGAACTGGAAAATCAAACACAACTAAAATAATAGCTAAATCAGTTTATGAATTAAGATATCCGGATTCAGAAGAAGGAGAACCTTTAAGAATTGGTCAATTAATATTTGACCCTAATGGAGAATATGCTAATGAAACGGTTCAAGATAGGGGGTCTTTGAAAAGAGTATGGAAATTAAAAGAAGATGCTAAAAGAGAAGATGAAGTTGTAACATATGGTTTAGATGATCATCCTGATGACCCCCATAGAAAACATATGAGAATTAATTTTTTTAAACAGGAATTACTTCAACAAGGAAAAGATATAATAAATAATATTTTAGAAGATGAAGGTGCACAATATATAAGGAATTTTGTTAATGTAAGATTTGAAAAGCCTAATAAAAATGATTATGAGGATGATGAGTTTTGGTCATATTTAGTAAGATATAGAAGAAGAGTTCTTGTTTATCAAACTTTATTAAAAAAAGCAGGATTTAATGAAGGTTATTTTAAACCTAAATTAAAAGTAGGAAAGACTCCATTTTTTAATAGTGATATATTAGAAATAATGAGTAATGTAGAATTAAATAATACTAAAAAACAAAATTTAATAAATAGTGCTGCAGAAACATTATCAAAAGAAAATCCGTCTTGGGGAGCTTTAGCCTCCGCATTTGAAGGTTTATTTTATTTCATATCTGATACAGAAGCTTATATTGATTATAACCAAGATTATATAAAAGAATCAACAACAGGAGAAGGATGGGCTGATTCTGATTTAGAGAGATTGTTAGAAATGTTTGTATATTCAAAGGGAGCTAATTTAATTGGGAAAGCAGAGGATTATCATTCTTTTGGTATGGATGAAGATTATGCTGAAGAAATTTATAATGATTTAGTTGAAGGCAAATTAGTTATTGTTGACCAAGCTACTGGAGACCCTGAAATTAACAAAAACGTTTCAAAAAAAATAATGTGGAAAATTTTCAGAGAAAATCAAAACAAATTTAGGCTTGGAAATAAACCAGATCATATACTTGTTTATTTGGAAGAAGCACATAATCTTCTCCCAGCAGGGACTGAAACCGATATGCAAGATATTTGGGTTAGAACAGCAAAAGAAGGAGCAAAATACAATATTGGAATGATATATGCCACCCAAGAGGTTAGTAGTATTCAAAAAAACATTTTAAAAAATACAGCAAATTGGTTTATTAGTCATCTGAATAATACAGATGAAACTAAGGAATTATGTAAGTATTATGATTTTGAAGATTTTGAAAGATCAATAAGGAGAGCACAAGACAAAGGGTTTTTGAGGGTGAAAACATTAAGTAGTTTCTTTGTAAAACCTATTCAAGTGGATTTGTTTGAAATTGAAGAGGGGGAGTAGTGATGGGGTTTGAAAATGAATTTGCCAGTTATGAACCGCTAAGAAGAATAATGTCTAGTGAAAAGGTAAAAAATTTACAAAATAGATTCAAAAGAAGGCAAAGAGAAAATGAAGAATTTGATAATTTTATAAGAGATGAAACAATATTAAAAGATGATTTGAATAAAGATGGATGCCTACCAAATAAAATTATAGCAATAGATGGCAGTAAACAAGCAGTCAAAGCTGAAAACGGATTTCCTGGATCAGAATTTGGATATATAACAATTGCTTCTGTTTTAATATTTGTAGATAAAATTAGAGAACTTGAGCAACGTGAATTCATTCATCCCCAAGAATATAGAGAAACAGAAAAGGCAACTTCGATAGATGGTGTATTACCAGGATGTAATATAATAGTTGATAATGAGAAAACTGCGAAGGAATCTTTTAGAAAAATATTATATGAAGAATTAAAAGATTATAAAGTTTTTTCAGATTGTGAAACATTATTAGAAACTTATGAATATATTTTAGAATTGAAATTAGAAGATGAAAAAGAAAATAATTCTAGTGCTCCTAAAAGTCCTATTGGGAGTGTTGATAAAGAAATGACTTATGGGTTTGGGGAGTATAAATGTCCACATTCTGGAAAGACTCTTTATTCAACCGATGCTTTAAGATTACATGAATTAATGAAAAGTGGTGGTACTAATGGAGAACTTTATGGGCAAGTCATGCAGACTTTTGAGAAGTTATTTTTAGTTCATTTATTAAGGTCATTTGAACAAAAAGGATGGGTGTCTATTTTAGATGAGATAGCTTTTGTTTTAGATGGTCCATTAGCTGTCTTTAGTGCTTCATCTTGGCTTGCAAAATATATAAGAAGAGAAATAAACAGGATTAATAAAAAACAAAAAAAGTTTAGTAATAAAGATATGATTATATTTGGTATAGAAAAGTCAGGTATGTTTGTTGATCATTTTATAGAAGTTGATAGAGAAATTTATAATGAGGAAAAAGATAAAAGAGAAAAATTAATTCCTAATCAATCATTATTCTTAATTGATGATAAATATATTAAAGATAATATTATTTTTTCAGATGCCAAAAAACAGTATGGTTCAGAAACATATTTTGGAAGAAAGTTGTTTTATAAAACTCAAAATGGATATCATTTAGTTCCTGTAATAATCTCTTATACCCAAGAACAACTAGATTTATCAAAAGCTAAGGTTAATCAATTTCCTAGATTAGCAGATGTTTTATCAATATTAGATGAACTTGTTTCAGTAAGATATCCAAATTCTTTAACTCCTCTTATATCTGCTCATTCAGAAGCTGCTATACCATTGAATTTAGGAGAGAAAGTTTTTGAAAAAATAGCAGAAGAAATAAAGGAGAAAAATTAATATGAATAATTATAAAAAATATTTCAATGGATATAGTACACCAGAATCTAGGTGGTCAAGATTTGGTCCATATTATGCAATGTTTCCACTTGAGTTTGCAGCAAAAGTAATTACTAATCATTCTGAAAAAGGAGATTGGATATTAGATCCATTTCTTGGAAGAGGTACAAGTGTTTATGCAGGTAGTATATTAGAAAGAAAAGGATTAGGAATTGAAATAAATCCAGTAGGTTGGGTATTTAGTGTTGTAAAATTAAATCCTGCTCCTATAAAAGATGTATTGAGAAGATTAAAAGAAATATGTTCTCAAAAAGAAGAATATAATAAAAAGATACTTGAGTTACCTGAATTTTATGATTATTGTTTTTGTGATGAGGTTTTAAAGTTTTTATTATCAGCAAAAGATAATCTTAATTGGAAGGAAGATTTAGTTGACGCAACTTTAATGGGGTTTATATTAGTTTATTTACATGGGAAGATTGGCAGTAACCTATCGAATCAAATGCAAAAAACAAAAGCAATGGGATATGATTATTCTATTAATTGGTGGATCGAAAATAATTATTCTGAGCCACCAAAAATAAATCCTTATGAGTTTATGAAGAAAAAAGTTAATTGGAGATATAAAAAAGGTCGTCCTCAGACTGAAGAAAGTGAGATTGAACTTGGTGATAGTACAGTTATTTTGCCTGAGATTGTTGATGATAATAATAGAAAATTTTCTTTGCTATTAACTTCTCCTCCATATTATGGTGTAACAGATTATTTTATAGATCAATGGTTAAGATTATGGATGCTTGGTGGTAGTGCTAAGCCGAATTATTCAAGTGATAAACACAAAGGTAGATTTTCTTCTAAAGAGAATTATTATAATCTTTTAGATACAGTTTTCAGTAATGCTTCAAAAGTTATGAAAGAGAAAAGTGCTATTTATGTTAGGACTGATACTCGAGAGTTTACATTTAAAACTACTGTTAATATTTTGAAAAAGAATTTTCCTGACCATCAAATGAAAATAGAGGGAAAACCATATAATAGTAGAACCCAAACTGAAATATTTGGACAAAAGTCTAATAAGCCTGGAGAAATGGATATAGTATTAAAAAAATAGACAAATTATATTGATTATAATAAAGAGCTTCCAGAAAATGATGGAGGCTCTTTGTTATATGATGTTGTACTTCGCATAACAGCAGATTAACAACATCCCAGCTAATGAGCATAAATGAAGGTTGGGGTAACATTAACATAAGGTTTTAGTTTTAATCAGAGTTTAGGAGCATTAATGGGGACGTCGTGAATCTGCGGGACGTTAGCCGACATGCCTCTATAAACATGTTCATATTTTCTTAAACGTATTCATTGATAGTTTAAATGAATATTTTTATGGTAAAGTGAATAGGTTTGTGGTATAATAAATATTGTCATAAAACTATTAAATGAATATGTTTATAGAGAGGTGAGTATATTTATGATGTCATTTAGAAATGAGAAGTTAAAAAATGAAGAAGTTCCTATGGATATTGTGAAGTTGATTGGAAAAATAAATGAATATAAGGGAAAACAAAATTTATATTTAGATCAAGCTCCACAAGTATTAGAGAAATTGAAAGAAGTAGCAGTTGTTCAAAGCACTAAAGCTTCGAATAGTATAGAAGGAATAGTTATTACTGATAAACGATTAAAAGAAATAATGCAAGATAATACTGTACCTGAAGATCGTTCTGAAGGGGAAATTGCCGGATATAGAGATGTGTTAAATACAATTCACACTTCTTATGATGCTATTCCCATAAAGCCAAATATAATTTTACAATTCCATAGAGATCTATATAAATTTGTTTCTCCTGAAGGTGGAAAATGGAAAAATCAAGATAATGTTATTGAAGAGATATTACCTAACGGAGAAAGATATGTGAGGTTTAAACCTTTATCTGCAGCCAAAACGCCAGCAGCTATTGAAGAATTGTGTAATTATTTGAATAGAGAAATGAAAGAGGAAAATATTGAACCTTTAATTTTGATAGGTGCTTTTGTATTAGATTTTTTAAGCATTCATCCTTTTAATGATGGAAATGGCAGAATGGCAAGATTATTAACACTACTATTATTATACAAATATAACTATAAAGTTGGAAGATATATAAGTTTAGAAAAAGTTATAGCGAAAAGCAAATCAAACTATTATGAGGCTTTAAATAAATCTTCTGTAGGTTGGCATGAAGGAGATCATAATATTTTTATTTGGTTAAATTATTTTTTAGGGACGTTATTAGCAGCGTATAAAGAGTTTGAAGATAGAGTAGGATTAGTAAGAAATAAAAAAGGAAATAAAAGTTATAGAGTCGAACAAGCTATTAAAAGTACATTAGGAAAGTTTGAAAAAGGAGATATAAGAAATGCTTGTCCAGATGTTTCAGAATCTACTATTAATAGAGTGTTTAAAAAATTAAAAGAAGAAGGAGTAATTGAGTTATTAGGCAAAGGTAGAAATGCTAAATGGAAGAGGTTAGAATAAAACCAGAGGCACGATCGGCTAACAGCAGCTTAGCGGTGCGTCTTGGCAGGGCGTGTGTTCTAGTGGGTGTAAATCCCATCAGGGTAAAGGTTAGCTATCAGCTCTGTATCGAGTCTTGGAGAGATTACGGTAACGTAATCTTTTAAGCGTAGACAGAAAGTTAGCAAGGTAGAATCGTCTGAATTGGTTTGTCAGCGGTGAATGGTATTGAGCCTCGAAAATAGTGTACCTAATGATGATGGCCGAAGCTGTCGCTAAGGTGGAAGGCATTATTTAGCTATGCGGTTTGGCAAGCATAGTTAAACACTCTCCGGGGTCTAAGGCCCTACCTCGCTAAACATTAAGAACATACGGAAATCCAGGGATCTCCTACGTAGGTCTTTCTTATTTAGTCATAGACTAGATTTTCTGAGAAGAGAGTATGTCTGATGAGCTGAAGAGGTGAAGAGGGCAAATGCCCGTAGGAAGTCGGATGCTTCCATAGTATCAGAGAAGCCGGTAATTCTGGTGGAGAGAAGGGTAGCAGCAGATCTTGGGACTGCAAATAAGGGACACACCTCCTGGACTCTGAACCAGGATAAGGGTGAGAACAGAACTTATTTGCATAGCATGAATAATTTATGTGAAGAGGCCCACTGGGGAGCCGAATGCTTGAATTGGGCACGTTCGGTTCTGAGAGGGGTTGAATAACAGTTTGTTTAAATTTTATTAATATTACTTATTATTATTTGATAATAAGTAATATTTTTGTTATAATATGGATAAATGAGGTGGTTAAATGAAGTTATCTGTTAAAGAGGCAGCTGACTTTTTAGGTGTTGCAAAATCTACTTTAAGGCGATGGGATAACGAAGGTAAGCTAGTTGCTGATCGAACTGAAGGCGGACATAGGAGATACCCTTATTACAGTCTTTTCAGCTAAATTATATGGTAGTCGAAGTAGTAAAGCTAAAAAAATTAAAGAGACTAATAAAGAACTATTTGATTAGTCATATGAGCAAGATAAGGAGGTGGTCTAATGCTTAGAACTAGCAAAATTAGGATTATTGACCAAGAATTTAAAGAGTTTGCTATCGAAAAAGTATATCTGACCAGACATTTCGAAAATATGCTGCTGATTTTACTAGAACAAGACTACAAACAAGAGATCGGTGATAGAAAGTTAATTTCCAATCCTTATGTAATGAGAGCAGTAATTAGGGATACCAAAGGCGGTCAATATGCTGATAAGGTTTCTTATATTAAAGATAAATATCAAGACCATGGCTTAATGCAGGATTTAATTAAAGTAGGTAAACAGCTTAAAAAAGATAATCTAGTCATGACTATGCGTAAAGTTAGAAAGGATTTTAAGTCTTTCTACACTAAAGTTAAGAATGGTGATAACTCAGCTAATCCACCCAAACCTAAGAAATTATCTAAAATGAATAGTTACACTTTATTAATTGATAACGATAAAGGAATGTCACTAGCTTATCTTAAGAAAGGACAGAATAAGCTAGGAATTACTCTTGATCATGATGAAGGCAGAAAATATCTCTATATTGACCATCAAGCTGTTAGAGATATAGTTGGTGATTTAGATAATATCCAAAGTGTTAATTTACAATACTCCAATGGTGAATTATATTTGTTGATTACTTACCATCAAGAAGTTGATACTAACAATGATAGACCGCATAAACTTGCTGGATTAGATATTGGAGTCGATAATCTAGCAGCTATCTATATAGAAGATGGAGCTAGTCCTAGTTTGATAGTAGATGGCAAGAAGTATAAAACTTACAATAGTAAATTTAACCGCCAGATAGCTCAAATATCTAATAGTATTGATACCTGCAAGTTAGAATCCAGAAAGAACTATCTTCGCAAATATAAAAGTTATTTATTTGAAAAAAGAAATAGGTTCTTCTATGACCAGTTTCATAAAGTTAGTAAGCGGCTTTTAGAATATTTAGACCAACATGATGTAACCGAACTTGTTATTTCAGATAATCTTAATCATTTAAAGAATAATGGTAACTGCAAATTACAGAAGAAAACCAAGCAAAACTTTATTCAAATTCCATTTGGCAAACTATTAGACTACTTAAAATATAAAGCTAAAGAGTATGGAATTAAAGTTACTGTTGTAAATGAAGCCTATACTTCAAAATCAAACTCTTTTACTAATGAGATGCATAAAGTTAAGTCATTGCAGCAAAAGATTGATAGTTTAAAAGCTCAACAGAAACAAATTGAGTCTGATATTAAATACCAACAATGCCAATGCTTAATTGATGCTTACCAAGATTTATTAGATAAATACAACTATCAAGGTAAGCGAGTTAAGCGAGGATTATACCTTGATTATATTAATGATTTAGCTATGCACAGCGACATTAATGGAGCTAGAAATATTGCTAAGTTAAGCTCTAATTATCAAAAGAAGGATTGTAATAATCTTAAAAAGTTATGTAATCCCATTAAAGTAGAAAATGACTATCAATTTTGTCAATTATTAAAACAAGATAAACAAGCAGCTTAAAAGCACTCCCGAGTCTATGTTATATGGATAGGGATAGTGGGTAAGGACATCGGAATTTTGATGTCAACGCTGTGGTCTGATTAAATAGGTGAGTTTATGAGTAAGTTTGAGCAAAATTAATCAGATATAAACCAGCGGTATACACCAACTAACTAGGAAGTGAATATTGTGATACTCACAGACGAAAGGGTGAGCAAACCGAGAACACAAACATCAGCCTAAGTTAAGGCACCAGACTTCGACCCTACAGGTGACAGTGCAACCAGCCTTTGAAATAATAGGGGTAAGCTGTATTCTGGGCTGTTTAAGTAAGCCTTTCATTCTATTTGGAATGACTTTATCTTTCGATTCTAGATAAAAAGTTAATATCCAATTTTATAATCAAAAGAGGTCTTGGGTTATCGAAAAGAAAAACATTGAAAGGTTCATGTACGGTTCTTATGGAGGGAAAGGGCCGTAAGGCCCTTACATAAATCTTATATTAGTAAGAAATTTTAATATCTGTGGTGCTCTTCAGCATCTTCTTTAGTTTCATGAAGTGTACCACGTGGATGCTCAGGTGGGGCATAAATAGAGTACAATTTAAGCGGTGTACGACCTGTATTGATCATATTGTGCCATTTACCAGCAGGGATAAATATTGCATAGTCATCATAGACTTTTGCTTGAAAATCAAACTGATTTTTTCTATCTCCCATTTTAATAATTCCTTCCCCTTGTTCAACGCGGATGAATTGATCAAGATCAGGATGCATTTCTAAACCTATTTCATTACCAACCTTGATGTTCATCAAGGTAAGTTGCAGATATTCTCCTGTCCATAAAGCGATACGATAATAATTATTTCGCTTAGTAGCCTCTTCAATATTAATCACAAAGGGACATGGCCCATAATCCTTTGGGGGAGGAAGTATATAATCATCATTCATGTTAATCACTCCTTTCATATGCTTTTTGATATTATATGTTATATATTTAGAGTATGTTCTTAGATTAATAGAAACTCTATGGATTTTCTCTTACTCTAACAGAGATAACTTCTGTCCTGAGAGACATTCCATTAATTATGCGAAATAAAATAGTGACACATCAACCATGTTATGTTATTATAGCAAGTAGTCACGAACTCAATAAAGTACGTGATTAAAAGTTTCGATATATATTTTATCGAAAATGGAAAATAACATAACAGGAGTGATAATTAATGCCAAAGAAAATGTTGATTATTGTGCTTGCTTCAGTTTTAAGTTTAGGCTTGATTGGTTGTGGTAATGATGATATAGCAGAAAATATTGATGTACCAGAAATGGTATTAGTAGAAGCAGGAACGACAAGCGAGGATAATGGTTCAATAACAGTAGAAGAAGACTTTTATATCGGCAAATATCATGTAACTCAAGCAGAGTTTGAAGAAGTGATGGGCTTTAATCCTTCATTGTTTGATGGTAATCTATTGTTTGGTGGTAATCCATATCATCCAGTAGAGAATGTAACTTGGTATGATGCAGTGAAGTATTGTAATGAGTTAAGCGAAGCAGAAGGATTAGAAAAGTATTATGAGATAAGCTACATAGAATACTTAGAAGATGATGGTGAAGATTGGCAGCATTCACAAAGTATAGGTTCAGCGAAAGTAGAAGAAAATGAAGGGGCAAATGGATATCGACTGCCGACAGAAGTTGAATATGAATATGCAGCTCGCGGAGGTAAGAATGGAGAAGCAACAACTTATGCCGGTAGTGATAATATTGATGAGATAGCTTGGTACTGGAGGAATTCAGGTGATGAATATTTAGATGGTGATTATAACTATAATTTTGATAGAATAGAAAATAATAACTGTAAAACACATCCAGTAGGAGAGAAACAGGCAAATGAACTTGGCATATATGATATGTCAGGTAACGTGTGGGATTGGACTAACACGCTCTCTGACGGCCCTTATCCAGTTGAGCGCGGTGGTAGCTGGAGCTACGACGCCGGTTCCTGCGAGGTGGACTACAGGTACAGCTTATCTCCGTCCACGGGCGGTAGCTTTCTCGGTTTTCGTCTTACCAAGACGAGGTAGGAATTTGGGTTCTGTAGGATTCACAATGAAGGAATAAGTATCTGAGTAGTGAAATAGTTAATATGAAATAGGAGTGATAATAATGAATACGATTAGTAAATTGAAATTTTCATCATCAATCTTGAAGAAAGCAAAGGAATTTGGAGCAGACTTAGTAGGAATTGCAGATGTAGATGAATTAAAAGAATCTCCTTCACATACGGCGGCTCCTAAAATATCTCCAGTAGAAGTGGGGCAGAGAGAAGGCGACTTAGAGCCTGGAGAAGCTGCCTGGCCTGAAGGTGGTAAGAGCGTTATTGTAACTGCCATTTCTCATCCGGAAGATAAGCCGGAATTGGATTGGTGGCACGGTAAACACTCTCCTCCTGGCAATCAAAAGCTTGTTACTGTCATTAAAGAGTTGATTAAATGGATTAACAATAATTATGAAGAAGTAGAAACGCATTATATACCGTATCATGTTGAAAAAGGCGGGATCTTTTTAAAGGATGCAGCTGTTATGGCGGGACTGGGCTGTATAGGACGAAATAATCTTTTGGTTTCTCCTGAATATGGTCCAAGAGTTAGGCTGCGGGCTATGATAGTTGATGTAGAACTGCCTCCCACAGGCCCTATAACATTTGATCCCTGTTCTGACTGTGAGGAATACTGTTTAGAAAAGTGTCCGCAGAACTCATTTGGTTCAATAATTTATGACCGAGAAGAGATTGGTCAGGAAAGACTTCCCGGTAGAATTGGTGACTATAGTCGTTTTAAGTGTAATGATCAGATGGAAAAGAATATAGAAACTGCCGAAGAAAAGGATGAAAAGGTGCTCTATGAACCAAGCGGCGAAATGGTTCAACTGTTAAAGTACTGTCGAAATTGTGAGTTTTCGTGTCCGATAGGAAAAGAATAAGAGTTGTGAACGAATATTAGCATCCATTATGAGTAACTATTGAACTGAGTTCATCTTCTCCAATAGTTGCCTTTTTTTATATAATTCAATAAGATACTATAAACTCCAATATATAATATGTTGGAGTGAGGTTCCCCCATTAAATTAGACACTATATTAAGCCATTTTTCTCTCTTTCTCGTAGTCTTTCGGACTCATGTAATCTAAATATGAATGTAGCCTAACTTTATTATAGTAACTAGCAATATATTCAAATATATCTAACCTAGCTTGATTTCTGGTTAAATACTTTTTATGATAAACTAACTCAATCTTCAAAGTACCAAAGAAACTTTCAGCAACTGCATTATCCCAACAGTCACCTTTACGACTCATTGAGGATCTAATACTATGCTGTTTAAATAAATTCTGTACTTTGTGGCTTGCATACTGGCTACCTCTATCAGAGTGGAATATAAGTCCTGCTTCAGGGTTGCGGCGACTTATAGCCATCTTAGTTGCTGACATTATTAAATCTGTATTTATTCTTTTACTCATAGAATAGCCAACTACTTTTCTTGAATAGAGATCAATTACAACTGCCAGGTAAAGCCAACCCTTTTTAGTTGATATATAAGTAATATCAGAGACCCAGACTTTATCTGGTTTATCTATATCAAAATCCCTTTTTAGGAGATTTTCTTTTAAAGGTAAGTCATGATTTGAATTGGTAGTTCTTTTAAACTTTCTTTTTTTGAATTGCTTTTAAACCCATTATCCGCATTAACCTAGCAACTCTTTTAATGTTCACTGTATAACCCTCTTTTCGCAGCACTCTATGAATTCTAGGGCTACCATATGTTCCATTAT from the Acetohalobium arabaticum DSM 5501 genome contains:
- a CDS encoding ATP-binding protein, with the protein product MEKNDLEISMEEDVENYNNKKAAEKFSELVQKDQYVGETYSINYETIKVVISDYFRKQVGGISSLSFLIATRVDPEKEYIDFKREDSSIILLRVLDATDTPESNEKEALRHEIARRVSGENKFWDSEDAMDHKTREFLASSALECRIIGTFYLEEALKEAKGKLQLKFGCDISNFYPNKGLKVYKPNGEALEKIINYIDPETLKEHYEEYENNSKVRLGNVRYASTRRKHQKIDNVPVYMYPTDLLTQKTALFGMTRTGKSNTTKIIAKSVYELRYPDSEEGEPLRIGQLIFDPNGEYANETVQDRGSLKRVWKLKEDAKREDEVVTYGLDDHPDDPHRKHMRINFFKQELLQQGKDIINNILEDEGAQYIRNFVNVRFEKPNKNDYEDDEFWSYLVRYRRRVLVYQTLLKKAGFNEGYFKPKLKVGKTPFFNSDILEIMSNVELNNTKKQNLINSAAETLSKENPSWGALASAFEGLFYFISDTEAYIDYNQDYIKESTTGEGWADSDLERLLEMFVYSKGANLIGKAEDYHSFGMDEDYAEEIYNDLVEGKLVIVDQATGDPEINKNVSKKIMWKIFRENQNKFRLGNKPDHILVYLEEAHNLLPAGTETDMQDIWVRTAKEGAKYNIGMIYATQEVSSIQKNILKNTANWFISHLNNTDETKELCKYYDFEDFERSIRRAQDKGFLRVKTLSSFFVKPIQVDLFEIEEGE
- a CDS encoding DNA double-strand break repair nuclease NurA, which gives rise to MGFENEFASYEPLRRIMSSEKVKNLQNRFKRRQRENEEFDNFIRDETILKDDLNKDGCLPNKIIAIDGSKQAVKAENGFPGSEFGYITIASVLIFVDKIRELEQREFIHPQEYRETEKATSIDGVLPGCNIIVDNEKTAKESFRKILYEELKDYKVFSDCETLLETYEYILELKLEDEKENNSSAPKSPIGSVDKEMTYGFGEYKCPHSGKTLYSTDALRLHELMKSGGTNGELYGQVMQTFEKLFLVHLLRSFEQKGWVSILDEIAFVLDGPLAVFSASSWLAKYIRREINRINKKQKKFSNKDMIIFGIEKSGMFVDHFIEVDREIYNEEKDKREKLIPNQSLFLIDDKYIKDNIIFSDAKKQYGSETYFGRKLFYKTQNGYHLVPVIISYTQEQLDLSKAKVNQFPRLADVLSILDELVSVRYPNSLTPLISAHSEAAIPLNLGEKVFEKIAEEIKEKN
- a CDS encoding DNA methyltransferase yields the protein MNNYKKYFNGYSTPESRWSRFGPYYAMFPLEFAAKVITNHSEKGDWILDPFLGRGTSVYAGSILERKGLGIEINPVGWVFSVVKLNPAPIKDVLRRLKEICSQKEEYNKKILELPEFYDYCFCDEVLKFLLSAKDNLNWKEDLVDATLMGFILVYLHGKIGSNLSNQMQKTKAMGYDYSINWWIENNYSEPPKINPYEFMKKKVNWRYKKGRPQTEESEIELGDSTVILPEIVDDNNRKFSLLLTSPPYYGVTDYFIDQWLRLWMLGGSAKPNYSSDKHKGRFSSKENYYNLLDTVFSNASKVMKEKSAIYVRTDTREFTFKTTVNILKKNFPDHQMKIEGKPYNSRTQTEIFGQKSNKPGEMDIVLKK
- a CDS encoding Fic family protein — translated: MMSFRNEKLKNEEVPMDIVKLIGKINEYKGKQNLYLDQAPQVLEKLKEVAVVQSTKASNSIEGIVITDKRLKEIMQDNTVPEDRSEGEIAGYRDVLNTIHTSYDAIPIKPNIILQFHRDLYKFVSPEGGKWKNQDNVIEEILPNGERYVRFKPLSAAKTPAAIEELCNYLNREMKEENIEPLILIGAFVLDFLSIHPFNDGNGRMARLLTLLLLYKYNYKVGRYISLEKVIAKSKSNYYEALNKSSVGWHEGDHNIFIWLNYFLGTLLAAYKEFEDRVGLVRNKKGNKSYRVEQAIKSTLGKFEKGDIRNACPDVSESTINRVFKKLKEEGVIELLGKGRNAKWKRLE
- a CDS encoding transposase; translation: MLRTSKIRIIDQEFKEFAIEKVYLTRHFENMLLILLEQDYKQEIGDRKLISNPYVMRAVIRDTKGGQYADKVSYIKDKYQDHGLMQDLIKVGKQLKKDNLVMTMRKVRKDFKSFYTKVKNGDNSANPPKPKKLSKMNSYTLLIDNDKGMSLAYLKKGQNKLGITLDHDEGRKYLYIDHQAVRDIVGDLDNIQSVNLQYSNGELYLLITYHQEVDTNNDRPHKLAGLDIGVDNLAAIYIEDGASPSLIVDGKKYKTYNSKFNRQIAQISNSIDTCKLESRKNYLRKYKSYLFEKRNRFFYDQFHKVSKRLLEYLDQHDVTELVISDNLNHLKNNGNCKLQKKTKQNFIQIPFGKLLDYLKYKAKEYGIKVTVVNEAYTSKSNSFTNEMHKVKSLQQKIDSLKAQQKQIESDIKYQQCQCLIDAYQDLLDKYNYQGKRVKRGLYLDYINDLAMHSDINGARNIAKLSSNYQKKDCNNLKKLCNPIKVENDYQFCQLLKQDKQAA
- a CDS encoding cupin domain-containing protein encodes the protein MKGVINMNDDYILPPPKDYGPCPFVINIEEATKRNNYYRIALWTGEYLQLTLMNIKVGNEIGLEMHPDLDQFIRVEQGEGIIKMGDRKNQFDFQAKVYDDYAIFIPAGKWHNMINTGRTPLKLYSIYAPPEHPRGTLHETKEDAEEHHRY
- a CDS encoding formylglycine-generating enzyme family protein → MPKKMLIIVLASVLSLGLIGCGNDDIAENIDVPEMVLVEAGTTSEDNGSITVEEDFYIGKYHVTQAEFEEVMGFNPSLFDGNLLFGGNPYHPVENVTWYDAVKYCNELSEAEGLEKYYEISYIEYLEDDGEDWQHSQSIGSAKVEENEGANGYRLPTEVEYEYAARGGKNGEATTYAGSDNIDEIAWYWRNSGDEYLDGDYNYNFDRIENNNCKTHPVGEKQANELGIYDMSGNVWDWTNTLSDGPYPVERGGSWSYDAGSCEVDYRYSLSPSTGGSFLGFRLTKTR